A single genomic interval of Zingiber officinale cultivar Zhangliang chromosome 4A, Zo_v1.1, whole genome shotgun sequence harbors:
- the LOC121970568 gene encoding probable protein phosphatase 2C 8 produces the protein MVGDDEPLSKGVEEGSILLENETQAVLKKPVSARRRRIELCRAGFSGNKRLKDPSEGGSISSSPPDRDADDGLVGIGVAERPKGSGPPPVAVHSHGAVSVIGGRREMEDAVSVAPEFAAPSRHDFFGVYDGHGGAGVAHLCRERLHVVLSEEAADGGWPRVEGRWREVMSASFSRLDEEVEAMTWGESSERTMGSTAVVAVVGTNRIVVANCGDSRAVLCRGGAAVPLSFDHKADRPDEIERIEAAGGRVINWEGYRVSGVLATSRSIGDYYLKPFVIPKPDVTVTERTDKDEFLILASDGLWDVVSNESACRIARQCLNGRTAKMFPDAVGGSTPTEAAALLTKLAILRGSEDNISVVVVQLKQLRIKVPH, from the exons ATGGTGGGCGACGACGAGCCCCTTTCGAAGGGCGTGGAGGAAGGTAGCATCCTTCTAGAAAACGAGACCCAGGCCGTACTCAAGAAGCCGGTATCCGCTCGCCGACGGCGGATCGAGCTCTGTCGCGCCGGGTTCTCAGGAAACAAGCGCCTCAAGGATCCGTCAGAAGGCGGTTCGATTTCATCGTCTCCTCCAGATCGCGATGCTGACGACGGGCTCGTCGGGATCGGTGTTGCTGAGAGGCCGAAGGGTTCGGGGCCGCCTCCGGTCGCGGTCCATTCTCACGGGGCCGTTTCTGTAATTGGGGGGAGGCGGGAGATGGAGGACGCAGTCTCTGTGGCGCCGGAGTTCGCAGCGCCCTCTCGGCACGACTTCTTCGGGGTGTACGACGGCCATGGAGGCGCAGGGGTGGCGCATCTGTGCCGAGAGCGGCTCCACGTCGTGCTGTCAGAAGAGGCGGCGGACGGGGGGTGGCCGCGGGTGGAGGGGCGGTGGAGGGAAGTCATGTCGGCGAGTTTCTCGAGGTTGGATGAGGAGGTGGAGGCGATGACATGGGGCGAGTCGTCAGAGAGGACGATGGGATCGACAGCGGTGGTGGCCGTGGTGGGGACGAACCGGATCGTGGTGGCCAACTGCGGCGACTCAAGGGCCGTGCTCTGCCGCGGCGGTGCCGCGGTGCCCCTCTCCTTCGACCATAAG GCTGATAGACCAGATGAGATCGAAAGAATTGAGGCAGCTGGAGGTAGGGTGATCAATTGGGAAGGCTATCGTGTTTCTGGTGTCCTTGCCACATCCAGATCTATCG GGGACTATTACCTGAAGCCATTTGTGATACCAAAACCAGATGTGACTGTGACCGAAAGGACCGACAAGGATGAGTTCCTCATCCTAGCCAGCGACGGTTTATGGGATGTGGTCTCCAACGAGTCCGCATGTAGGATTGCGAGGCAATGCCTCAATGGGAGGACGGCGAAGATGTTTCCTGATGCAGTCGGTGGATCGACCCCTACTGAGGCCGCAGCTCTACTGACTAAGCTCGCCATCTTGCGAGGGAGCGAAGACAACATCAGCGTGGTGGTCGTGCAGCTCAAACAACTCCGCATCAAGGTGCCACATTAG